In a genomic window of Paraburkholderia phenazinium:
- the leuS gene encoding leucine--tRNA ligase yields the protein MAYDPKAIEPKWQAYWDEHSTFRAQIDPTKPKFYALDMFPYPSGAGLHVGHPMGYTATDILCRYKRMLGFNVLHPMGWDSYGLPAERYAMRTGVHPAITTKRNIETFRGQVKRLGFSYDWSREFATTDPAYVRWTQWIFLKLFERGLAYQAEVAVNWCPAQNTVLANEEVKDGKYVETGDPVVRRLMRQWMLRITHYADRLVDDLDELDWPENVKTMQRNWVGRSEGAEIHLPIAGSRHSVTVFTTRADTLFGVTCCILAPEHALLASIVTPEARATVDTYIERAKTLDDTVRGDAGRKKSGVFTGAYAIHPVSGERLPVWVADYVLAGYGSGAVMAVPAHDGRDHEFARHFGLPIVRVVDDGLNGDITQAAYEGDGLMVNSGFLNGLTVTQAKQAMVTWLEQHGAGRAKVTYRLRDWLFSRQRYWGEPIPVLHLTDGSIVPLPEDALPLLPPELDDYKPAPGGEPPLARAEDWVRTTAPGTDIPAMRETNTMPQWAGSSWYFLRFLDPHNDREFVSKEAEKYWMPVDVYVGGPEHTVLHLLYARFWHKVLYDIGVVSTKEPFRKLFNQGMMLAFSYKDEAGRYYESDQVVERDGKHFSGTVELSRQVEKMSKSRFNVVNPDDVVQEYGADALRLYEMFMGPLEVAKPWQPSGLTGVRRFLERAWRMVCDDNDMPHPLVQDGPDVPEVLLRLRHKTVRTVTEDIEGLRFNTAIARLMEMANVLTHASIRPREVVETFVKLLAPFAPHVAEELWGKLGYDGTLAYAPWPNFDPELALDERQEYVVQVNGKVRHRFHGETGLDAKALAAAAKAEPQVRALLEGRKVMKEIAIPGRLVNFVVGE from the coding sequence ATGGCCTACGATCCAAAAGCGATCGAGCCCAAGTGGCAAGCCTATTGGGACGAACATTCCACGTTCCGGGCACAGATCGATCCAACTAAACCGAAGTTCTATGCGCTGGACATGTTTCCCTATCCATCGGGTGCGGGATTACATGTTGGGCATCCGATGGGATATACCGCGACCGACATCCTGTGCCGGTACAAGCGCATGCTCGGCTTCAACGTGCTGCATCCGATGGGCTGGGACAGCTACGGCTTGCCCGCCGAGCGCTACGCGATGCGTACCGGCGTTCATCCGGCCATCACTACGAAGCGCAACATCGAAACCTTTCGCGGCCAGGTCAAGCGCCTGGGCTTTTCGTATGACTGGAGCCGGGAATTCGCCACCACCGACCCGGCCTATGTGCGATGGACTCAATGGATATTCCTGAAGCTGTTCGAACGCGGCCTCGCCTATCAGGCCGAGGTCGCCGTGAACTGGTGTCCCGCGCAAAACACGGTGCTGGCCAATGAAGAAGTGAAAGACGGCAAGTACGTCGAAACGGGCGACCCGGTCGTACGCCGTCTGATGCGCCAATGGATGCTGCGCATCACTCACTACGCCGACCGCCTGGTGGACGATCTGGACGAACTGGACTGGCCCGAAAACGTGAAGACCATGCAGCGCAACTGGGTGGGACGATCGGAAGGCGCAGAGATCCATTTGCCGATTGCAGGCAGCCGCCACTCGGTGACCGTCTTCACCACGCGCGCGGACACGCTGTTCGGCGTGACGTGCTGCATCCTCGCCCCTGAGCACGCATTGCTCGCCAGCATCGTCACGCCCGAGGCCCGCGCTACCGTCGACACGTATATCGAGCGGGCAAAGACGCTGGACGACACCGTGCGCGGCGATGCGGGTCGCAAGAAAAGCGGCGTGTTCACTGGCGCATACGCTATCCATCCCGTGAGCGGTGAGCGCCTGCCGGTGTGGGTCGCGGACTACGTGCTGGCGGGTTATGGCAGCGGCGCCGTCATGGCGGTGCCGGCGCATGACGGAAGGGATCATGAGTTCGCTCGACACTTCGGTCTGCCAATCGTACGGGTTGTCGACGATGGTTTAAACGGCGACATCACGCAGGCAGCGTATGAAGGCGACGGCCTGATGGTCAACTCCGGCTTCCTGAATGGGTTGACGGTCACGCAGGCAAAGCAGGCCATGGTGACGTGGCTGGAACAGCACGGCGCCGGTCGCGCGAAAGTGACCTATCGTCTGCGAGACTGGCTGTTCTCCCGCCAGCGGTATTGGGGCGAGCCTATTCCGGTTCTGCATTTGACCGACGGTTCGATCGTGCCGTTGCCCGAGGACGCGTTGCCGCTCCTGCCGCCCGAACTCGACGACTACAAGCCCGCTCCGGGCGGAGAGCCGCCGCTCGCCCGCGCGGAGGACTGGGTTCGAACCACCGCCCCCGGCACTGACATCCCCGCTATGCGCGAGACGAATACGATGCCGCAATGGGCCGGCTCGAGCTGGTACTTCCTGCGTTTCCTCGACCCGCACAACGACCGCGAGTTCGTCAGCAAGGAAGCGGAAAAATACTGGATGCCCGTGGATGTCTATGTGGGTGGTCCCGAGCATACCGTGCTGCACTTGTTGTACGCGAGGTTCTGGCACAAGGTGCTGTACGACATCGGCGTGGTGTCGACGAAGGAGCCGTTCCGCAAGCTGTTCAATCAGGGGATGATGCTGGCCTTTTCGTACAAGGACGAAGCAGGCCGCTACTACGAGTCCGACCAGGTGGTCGAACGCGACGGCAAGCATTTCAGCGGCACGGTGGAACTGAGCCGCCAGGTCGAGAAGATGTCGAAATCGCGCTTTAACGTGGTCAATCCGGACGACGTGGTGCAGGAGTACGGCGCCGACGCATTGCGACTCTATGAAATGTTTATGGGCCCGCTGGAGGTCGCCAAGCCGTGGCAACCCTCGGGCTTGACCGGTGTGCGCCGGTTTCTCGAGCGGGCGTGGCGCATGGTTTGCGACGACAACGATATGCCGCATCCGCTGGTGCAGGATGGTCCGGATGTGCCTGAAGTTCTGCTGCGATTACGGCACAAAACCGTCCGCACGGTGACTGAGGATATTGAGGGGCTGCGTTTCAACACCGCCATCGCGCGGTTGATGGAAATGGCTAACGTACTGACTCACGCTTCCATCCGGCCGCGCGAAGTGGTGGAGACTTTCGTCAAGCTGCTGGCGCCGTTTGCCCCTCATGTTGCGGAGGAGTTGTGGGGCAAGCTGGGGTACGACGGCACACTCGCGTATGCGCCATGGCCGAACTTCGACCCGGAGCTGGCGCTCGATGAGCGCCAGGAGTACGTCGTGCAAGTCAACGGTAAGGTGCGACATCGTTTCCACGGCGAGACCGGGCTCGACGCGAAGGCTCTCGCGGCAGCGGCGAAAGCCGAACCACAGGTCCGCGCTTTGCTGGAGGGGCGGAAGGTGATGAAGGAGATTGCCATCCCCGGGCGGCTGGTGAATTTTGTCGTCGGGGAATAG
- a CDS encoding tetratricopeptide repeat protein: MTAWALERPSARSTPSHYASLPNTPLVTCRKFSTSRHDWHEARRCYARFIRPVQQGSTSSAGHEDPLNHRFTTRMHDHHVARLRCAPIMPIDRLLSLASSYHQEGRFDLAETHYRQALDLDPNHWDACFRLGQVLIRRDRFDEAIGRLSQLLNRPGDHAAVHRQIGLAEACAGRRQRALDHFKQALEHEPDDATTLHIVANLQQALGLHSAADATYRRALKLKPLITVPAIVAPPDFRVLFVFGPSAGNTPIEYLIEQARFESNIVTLLPDTEYDVDRLRVYANVVVNLISDVDRGHAFLAPAQALVEQIGGPVVNPPKAIEGTGRESIARRLAALPGCRVPQTRQYQAVELRDLLASDSSAMLTFPLLVRPAGTHGGDDFEKMESASQLHTFLGGHEPRSYYLTAFVDYRSDDGYFRKYRFFCVGDEILPYHLAIDDKWKVHHVTTSMTTHTWMQDEERAFLDDPWRVFGAAQQAALRSIRDAMGLDYFGIDCALDRDGAVVVFEVNASMLVHGRNQQFPYKTAAVERIKQAFHALLERLARQGQGNQQADAAT; encoded by the coding sequence TTGACTGCGTGGGCTTTAGAGCGTCCATCGGCACGTAGTACCCCCTCGCATTACGCATCCTTACCAAACACCCCTCTCGTAACCTGCCGTAAATTTTCCACTTCAAGGCACGATTGGCACGAAGCGCGGCGCTGCTATGCTCGATTCATTCGCCCCGTCCAGCAAGGTTCAACCTCTTCCGCCGGACATGAAGACCCACTGAACCATCGCTTTACCACCCGCATGCATGACCACCACGTGGCTCGCTTGCGGTGCGCTCCCATCATGCCCATCGATCGTCTTCTTTCTCTGGCCTCTTCGTATCATCAGGAAGGCCGTTTCGACCTGGCCGAAACGCATTATCGACAAGCACTGGACCTCGACCCCAATCACTGGGACGCATGCTTTAGACTCGGCCAGGTATTGATCCGGCGCGATCGGTTCGACGAAGCAATCGGCCGGCTCAGTCAACTGTTGAACCGCCCCGGCGATCACGCCGCGGTGCATCGCCAGATCGGACTCGCCGAAGCTTGCGCGGGACGGCGGCAACGCGCGCTGGATCATTTCAAACAGGCCCTTGAACACGAACCCGACGATGCCACCACCTTGCACATCGTCGCCAATCTGCAGCAGGCGCTAGGTCTCCATAGCGCCGCCGACGCGACCTATCGGCGTGCGCTGAAATTGAAGCCGCTGATCACCGTGCCCGCCATCGTCGCACCGCCGGATTTCCGCGTGCTGTTCGTGTTCGGACCCAGTGCGGGTAACACCCCCATCGAGTATCTGATCGAGCAGGCGCGCTTCGAAAGCAATATCGTCACCCTGTTGCCGGACACGGAATACGACGTCGATCGGCTGCGCGTTTACGCAAACGTTGTCGTCAATCTGATTTCCGATGTCGATCGGGGACACGCCTTCCTCGCACCCGCGCAAGCGCTTGTCGAGCAAATTGGCGGTCCGGTCGTCAACCCTCCCAAGGCGATCGAGGGTACGGGCCGGGAGTCGATTGCGCGACGCCTTGCGGCGTTGCCGGGCTGTCGCGTACCGCAAACGCGGCAGTATCAGGCAGTTGAGCTGCGCGACCTGCTCGCCTCCGATTCATCAGCCATGCTAACGTTTCCGTTGCTGGTAAGACCCGCCGGCACACACGGCGGCGACGACTTCGAGAAGATGGAGAGTGCCTCGCAACTGCATACATTCCTTGGCGGACACGAACCACGCAGCTACTATCTCACCGCGTTTGTCGACTACCGATCCGACGATGGCTATTTCCGCAAATACCGTTTCTTCTGCGTTGGCGACGAGATCCTGCCGTATCACCTCGCCATCGACGATAAATGGAAAGTCCACCACGTCACCACCAGCATGACCACCCATACCTGGATGCAGGACGAGGAACGGGCGTTTCTGGACGATCCGTGGCGCGTCTTCGGCGCCGCGCAGCAAGCGGCTTTGCGGTCGATTCGCGACGCGATGGGTCTGGACTATTTCGGCATCGACTGCGCGCTCGATCGTGACGGCGCCGTCGTCGTGTTCGAGGTCAATGCAAGCATGCTCGTGCATGGACGGAACCAGCAGTTTCCGTACAAGACGGCGGCGGTAGAGCGCATCAAGCAGGCGTTTCATGCTTTGCTGGAACGACTCGCGCGGCAGGGGCAAGGAAACCAGCAGGCCGACGCCGCTACTTGA
- a CDS encoding class I SAM-dependent methyltransferase, whose product MGECDTGYVDEIAYTFGYCDELNPLRLKLPLLYAGLVPPSVGNACELGFGHGVSVNIHAAGSSTQWHGTDFHPPHAHFAQQLAERAGSQAQLSGERFSEFCRRDDLPDFDFIGMHGIWSWISEENRALLAEFIQRKLKPGGVLYLSYNTQPGWTPMLPVRELMHRHFQIGAQSAQHDGMTAEARMAARIKDAVGFAQAVFATQPGYAVVNPLLAERVEAVSAERPEYLAHEYFNRDWHPMSFLQVASSLTAAGLSYGGSADYRDHVDEINLSAAQRALLAGIADTGLRESARDFCVNRSLRRDYWIKEPRTLTDDERDTALRAHRVILALPRASVALKVRGALGETTLPEALYGPILDALSSHRPVPLSDIERDVRARGITLAQIVEAVLLLISMGALLNAQHDAQISAARPSAEQLNAAICEQARHHDDVHFMVSPVSGSGVFMPRLPQLFLLARRHQMQQPAQWAEFAEAVLRADSESSQKAKASPSTVSLADLTAKAQRFAQLHLPLLQALGIA is encoded by the coding sequence GTGGGCGAGTGCGATACGGGGTACGTAGATGAGATTGCCTACACGTTCGGCTATTGCGACGAGCTGAATCCACTACGGCTGAAGCTTCCGTTGCTGTATGCCGGGCTTGTACCGCCCTCCGTTGGTAACGCATGCGAGCTCGGGTTCGGGCACGGCGTCAGCGTCAACATTCACGCGGCCGGGTCGAGCACGCAATGGCATGGCACCGACTTCCACCCGCCTCACGCGCACTTCGCCCAGCAACTCGCCGAGCGCGCCGGATCGCAGGCGCAATTGTCCGGTGAACGCTTCTCTGAGTTCTGCCGGCGCGACGACCTGCCCGATTTCGATTTCATCGGCATGCACGGCATCTGGAGCTGGATCTCCGAGGAAAACCGCGCGCTGCTTGCCGAATTCATCCAACGCAAGCTGAAGCCCGGCGGCGTGCTGTACCTGAGCTACAACACGCAACCCGGTTGGACACCAATGCTGCCTGTGCGCGAATTGATGCACCGGCATTTCCAGATCGGTGCTCAATCCGCGCAGCATGACGGCATGACTGCTGAGGCGCGCATGGCGGCTCGCATCAAGGACGCCGTCGGTTTTGCGCAAGCCGTATTCGCGACGCAGCCGGGCTATGCCGTGGTTAACCCCTTGCTGGCAGAGCGTGTCGAGGCGGTCTCCGCGGAGAGGCCGGAGTATCTCGCGCATGAGTACTTCAATCGCGACTGGCATCCCATGTCGTTCTTGCAGGTGGCCTCGTCGCTGACTGCGGCCGGTTTGAGTTATGGCGGATCGGCGGACTATCGCGATCATGTCGACGAGATCAACCTCAGCGCGGCGCAACGCGCTCTTTTGGCGGGCATTGCCGATACAGGCTTGCGTGAGTCGGCGCGCGACTTCTGCGTGAACCGCTCGTTGCGGCGCGATTACTGGATCAAGGAACCCCGCACGCTGACGGATGACGAGCGCGATACGGCGCTGCGCGCGCATCGCGTGATCCTCGCGCTGCCGAGAGCGTCTGTGGCGCTGAAGGTGCGTGGCGCACTCGGCGAAACGACCTTGCCGGAAGCGCTATACGGCCCGATTCTCGACGCGCTGTCGAGCCATCGCCCCGTGCCTTTGTCCGATATCGAACGCGATGTTCGCGCGCGAGGCATCACCTTGGCGCAGATCGTCGAGGCCGTGCTGCTGCTGATCAGCATGGGCGCATTGCTGAATGCCCAGCACGACGCGCAGATCAGCGCGGCCCGGCCGTCAGCAGAGCAGTTGAACGCAGCAATCTGCGAGCAGGCGCGTCACCATGACGACGTGCATTTCATGGTGAGTCCGGTTTCGGGATCGGGCGTTTTTATGCCGCGTTTGCCGCAGCTTTTTCTGTTGGCGAGGCGACATCAAATGCAGCAACCGGCGCAATGGGCCGAATTCGCAGAGGCGGTGTTACGCGCGGATTCGGAATCAAGCCAGAAAGCTAAGGCATCGCCATCAACAGTTTCTTTGGCCGATCTGACGGCCAAAGCGCAGCGCTTTGCGCAACTTCATCTTCCACTCTTGCAGGCATTGGGCATTGCTTAG
- a CDS encoding OsmC family protein, whose amino-acid sequence MAYGEHKYQVSVQWTGNRGTGTSGYRDYGRDHTIRSGSKPDIPGSSDAAFLGDAARWNPEDLLVASASACHKLWYLHLCADAGIAVLDYRDDAEGTMLDSPEQGKFTRIVLRPHVTIRAGDDPDLAAHLHHAAHEKCYVANSVNFPIVCEPTIELAAT is encoded by the coding sequence ATGGCATATGGCGAGCACAAGTACCAGGTTTCAGTGCAGTGGACCGGCAACCGCGGCACCGGCACGTCGGGCTATCGCGACTACGGACGCGATCATACGATTCGCTCGGGCAGCAAGCCCGACATTCCAGGCTCGTCGGACGCAGCGTTTCTCGGCGACGCGGCACGCTGGAATCCGGAGGATCTGCTTGTCGCGTCCGCATCGGCCTGTCACAAGCTGTGGTACCTGCACCTGTGCGCCGATGCCGGCATTGCGGTGCTGGACTATCGCGACGACGCGGAAGGGACGATGCTCGACAGTCCGGAGCAGGGCAAATTCACGCGAATCGTGCTGCGCCCTCACGTGACGATTCGTGCGGGGGATGACCCTGACCTCGCCGCGCATCTGCATCACGCGGCTCATGAAAAGTGCTATGTTGCGAACTCGGTCAATTTCCCGATTGTCTGCGAGCCGACCATCGAACTCGCTGCAACCTGA
- the dnaN gene encoding DNA polymerase III subunit beta, whose protein sequence is MQFLKAPRDVLIHPLQIVCGIVERRSTLPVFSSVLVSTAGNQLHFRSTDLELELSATENIDARESGTALTVNARKLLDVVRAMPDAPISLAVSGTRLIIQGPGSRISLHAGSAEDFPQIRQSAEPEMALSVGAGNLKRLLHMVHFAMADNDIRYFLNGALLISGSELTAVATDGHRLATARIPAQTGHDSREIIVPRKAILELIRLLPDDDSTVLLTTAAGYASFAFGKILFTCKLIAGRYPDFRRVIPDGFEAEFTIDRQAFYACLQRAAVLTTEKFKSIQCSAGHGRLQVSVSNPEDEESVEELEIAYDGAPVDLSFNIRYLLDAMATLRTDTLEVRLSSTKLSALIVAPGEEAFRYVVMALRK, encoded by the coding sequence ATGCAGTTTCTTAAAGCTCCACGCGATGTTCTGATTCACCCATTGCAAATCGTCTGCGGCATCGTGGAGCGGCGCAGCACGCTTCCCGTTTTCTCCAGCGTGCTGGTTTCCACCGCCGGCAACCAGTTGCATTTCCGCAGCACCGACCTCGAGTTGGAACTCAGTGCAACGGAAAATATCGACGCCCGCGAGTCCGGCACGGCCTTAACCGTGAACGCACGCAAGCTGCTGGATGTGGTGCGAGCCATGCCCGACGCACCGATCAGCCTCGCTGTGTCAGGCACTCGTCTCATCATCCAGGGGCCAGGCAGCCGGATATCCCTGCATGCGGGGAGCGCGGAGGATTTCCCGCAGATCCGGCAAAGCGCGGAGCCGGAGATGGCGCTTTCTGTCGGCGCAGGCAATCTGAAACGCCTGCTGCACATGGTGCACTTCGCGATGGCGGATAACGACATTCGTTACTTCCTGAACGGCGCACTGTTGATTAGCGGATCAGAGCTCACGGCCGTAGCCACCGACGGTCACCGGCTGGCTACCGCACGTATCCCCGCCCAAACCGGCCACGATTCACGGGAGATCATCGTGCCGCGCAAGGCGATTCTCGAATTGATCCGCCTGCTACCTGACGACGACTCGACGGTTCTGCTCACCACCGCAGCGGGATATGCGAGTTTCGCGTTTGGGAAGATTCTCTTCACGTGCAAGCTGATTGCGGGCCGGTATCCGGACTTCAGGCGCGTAATTCCAGATGGGTTCGAGGCGGAGTTCACGATCGACCGTCAGGCGTTTTACGCGTGTCTGCAGCGTGCAGCAGTACTAACCACTGAGAAATTCAAAAGCATCCAATGTTCCGCGGGCCATGGCCGGTTGCAGGTCAGCGTCAGCAATCCGGAGGACGAGGAGTCGGTTGAAGAGCTTGAGATAGCCTACGATGGTGCGCCGGTAGACCTCAGCTTCAACATCCGCTATTTGCTGGACGCCATGGCGACACTGCGGACCGATACCCTGGAGGTTCGCTTGAGTTCAACCAAACTGAGCGCCCTGATCGTCGCACCGGGTGAGGAAGCGTTCAGGTACGTCGTCATGGCATTGCGGAAGTGA
- the bla gene encoding class A beta-lactamase, with translation MTHFTTRRSLILGLPLLLGIGVANPLYAAESPLADIERRHGGRLGVFAVDTGSGRTLSHRADERFLMCSTFKGLLAAQVLARVDSGKDSLERFVRYTEKDLIFTSPVTKANVAQGAMSVGALCQAIVEVSDNTAAILLMRSVGGPAALTQFVRSLGDTVTRSDRYEPESNQYSGVLDTTSPRAITQAVSRILLGDVLSPPSRAQLESWMVACKPGLNRLRASLPADWRAADRPGTSVEEETNDYAVVRPPGRAPLLVAAYYDAPGVSMDAREAVLREAGAVFVQWVTASA, from the coding sequence GTGACTCATTTCACCACGCGTCGAAGTCTGATTCTTGGACTACCGCTGTTACTTGGCATCGGCGTTGCCAACCCGCTTTACGCAGCCGAATCGCCGCTAGCCGATATCGAACGCCGACACGGCGGACGCCTTGGCGTGTTCGCCGTCGATACCGGTTCGGGGCGAACGCTAAGTCATCGCGCGGATGAACGCTTTCTGATGTGCAGCACCTTCAAAGGGCTTTTAGCGGCACAGGTGCTTGCCCGTGTAGATAGCGGCAAGGATAGCCTCGAGCGTTTCGTGCGGTACACGGAGAAGGATCTGATCTTCACTTCTCCCGTGACGAAAGCCAACGTTGCGCAGGGTGCCATGTCGGTCGGCGCGCTTTGCCAGGCGATTGTGGAGGTGAGCGACAACACGGCGGCAATCCTGTTGATGCGAAGCGTGGGCGGTCCTGCCGCCTTGACTCAATTCGTTCGAAGTCTCGGCGATACCGTCACACGCTCGGATCGGTACGAGCCCGAGTCGAACCAATATAGCGGGGTGCTCGATACGACGAGTCCAAGAGCCATCACCCAGGCGGTGAGCCGAATTCTTTTAGGCGATGTCTTGAGTCCCCCGTCGCGTGCGCAACTGGAAAGCTGGATGGTCGCCTGCAAGCCTGGCCTCAACCGGCTTCGTGCAAGTCTGCCTGCGGACTGGCGGGCGGCCGACCGCCCCGGAACGAGCGTCGAAGAGGAAACAAACGACTACGCCGTCGTGCGGCCACCAGGGCGCGCGCCGCTTCTTGTCGCCGCGTACTACGATGCGCCCGGCGTGAGCATGGACGCTCGCGAGGCCGTCCTGCGCGAGGCTGGCGCTGTCTTCGTGCAATGGGTGACGGCCAGCGCTTGA
- a CDS encoding LysR substrate-binding domain-containing protein — MRRFDLDALNTLVAVADLGSLSAAAAHLCRSQSAVSEQVRKLEELCALTLFLRGKKGVSLTPAGDRLLAHARSLLRLNDVAWLDMQGVVLSGDLRLAITDYFRPTDLAGILKGLGEQYPRLRLHVFIRKSALIEHDVERADFDLGISMSIVGRGEESDEDTAHRRVALRREPLMWVAGASYKVDRSAPLPLITLPGHCSMQRFALAKLTEQRIRYFVAHTASGISGLQSALSAGLGIACLNASAVPGGVRALEREIDLPELPMVEFSLLIPRTGESDRVREAADVLINRFK; from the coding sequence ATGCGACGCTTCGATCTTGATGCCCTCAATACGCTCGTGGCGGTCGCAGACCTGGGCAGTCTGTCCGCGGCGGCCGCGCATCTGTGCCGGTCGCAATCCGCGGTCAGCGAACAGGTGAGGAAACTCGAAGAGCTCTGCGCCTTGACGCTATTCCTGCGCGGCAAGAAAGGCGTCAGCCTGACTCCGGCCGGCGACCGTCTCCTCGCGCATGCCCGTTCGCTTCTGCGACTCAACGACGTTGCGTGGCTGGACATGCAAGGCGTGGTGTTGTCGGGCGATCTGCGGCTCGCCATCACCGATTACTTTCGGCCTACTGATCTGGCAGGCATTCTGAAAGGTCTGGGCGAACAGTATCCGCGTCTGCGTCTGCATGTTTTCATCCGCAAAAGCGCGCTGATTGAACACGATGTGGAGCGCGCCGATTTCGATCTTGGGATCTCCATGTCCATCGTCGGGCGTGGGGAGGAGAGCGACGAGGACACTGCGCACCGGCGCGTTGCGCTAAGACGCGAACCGCTGATGTGGGTTGCGGGCGCATCGTACAAGGTGGATCGGAGCGCGCCGTTGCCGCTGATCACGTTGCCGGGTCATTGCTCGATGCAGCGGTTTGCCCTCGCGAAGCTGACGGAACAACGGATCCGCTATTTCGTTGCGCATACCGCCTCAGGCATTAGCGGCTTGCAGTCGGCACTTTCAGCCGGGCTCGGCATTGCTTGCCTGAATGCATCCGCTGTCCCCGGCGGGGTTCGGGCGTTGGAACGCGAGATCGACCTGCCCGAGTTGCCCATGGTCGAGTTTTCGCTGCTGATACCTCGCACCGGCGAATCGGATAGGGTGCGCGAAGCGGCCGACGTGTTGATCAACCGGTTCAAGTAG
- a CDS encoding tautomerase family protein — translation MPGISVNLSGTPNAALSRTVARELTSLTCTLLDKKPVNTTVAVQYIALEDWFINEQSLAELGKNSFRLTVSITEGTNTKFQIAAYHKAAFELLSKLLDEVHPHSNVHVVECSAAGYGYEGVTQEYRHQHAS, via the coding sequence ATGCCTGGCATCTCTGTGAACCTCTCCGGTACGCCCAATGCGGCGCTTTCCCGCACCGTGGCGCGCGAATTGACATCGCTTACGTGCACGCTGCTCGACAAGAAGCCGGTGAACACGACGGTGGCTGTTCAGTACATCGCTCTTGAAGACTGGTTTATCAATGAGCAGTCGCTTGCGGAGCTTGGCAAAAACTCGTTCCGGCTGACGGTTTCGATTACCGAGGGGACCAACACGAAGTTTCAGATCGCGGCCTATCACAAGGCCGCGTTCGAACTGCTGTCGAAACTGCTGGACGAGGTTCATCCGCATTCGAACGTTCATGTGGTCGAATGCAGTGCGGCGGGGTATGGATACGAGGGGGTGACGCAGGAGTACCGGCATCAGCATGCTTCCTGA
- a CDS encoding ABC-2 family transporter protein, translated as MLAVATRALDLHWGVGEVALALWTIAGGVALFFGLMVLQATLAFWTVESLEVVNVVTYGGVQAAQYPLGFYTSWFRNFLIFVVPIACIAYFPVLAILHKADPLGAPEWFLPLAPAVGFAFLATSFVAWRFGVRKYTSTGT; from the coding sequence GTGCTGGCAGTAGCCACCCGGGCACTCGATCTTCATTGGGGTGTGGGCGAAGTTGCGTTAGCGCTCTGGACGATTGCCGGGGGTGTAGCGTTGTTCTTCGGACTGATGGTCTTGCAGGCAACGCTCGCCTTCTGGACCGTCGAAAGTCTGGAGGTGGTCAACGTGGTGACTTACGGCGGCGTGCAGGCTGCGCAGTACCCGCTCGGTTTTTACACTAGTTGGTTCCGCAACTTTCTGATTTTCGTCGTGCCGATTGCTTGCATCGCCTACTTTCCGGTGCTGGCGATTTTGCACAAGGCCGATCCGCTCGGTGCGCCAGAGTGGTTCCTGCCGCTGGCGCCCGCGGTGGGATTCGCGTTCCTTGCGACGAGCTTCGTGGCGTGGCGCTTCGGGGTGCGGAAGTACACGTCGACCGGAACTTGA